The genomic region AGTATCAATTTATGCAAATATTATATTGATTTAGAAGAATCTATTTTTTTTAAAAATATCTATACTGAATATGAAAAATCTTATATTAGATTTGAACCTATAGGTCCTATATTAGGAATTATGCCTTGGAACTATCCTATTTGGCAAACTATAAGATATGCAATTCCTAATATTTTACTAGGAAATGTAATTGTTTTGAAACCTGCTATTAATACGGTAGGTTGTTCTATTCTTTTAGAAAAAATATTTATTGAATCTGGATTTCCAAAAGGAATTTTTCAAGTTTTTTTAATAGATATACCTAAAATAGAATTAGTAATAGAAAATCCTATTATACAAGGAGTCACTTTTACAGGAAGTTATTTAACTGGGAGTCATATAGGAAATATAGCTGGTAAGCATATTAAAAAATCTATTCTAGAATTAGGAGGAAATGATGCTTTTATTGTAATGAAAGATGTAAAAAATATCCAAGAAACGGCAAAATTTGCTACAGAGTCGAGATTAAATAATACAGGACAATCGTGTATTTCTGCTAAACGTTTTATTATAGATCATTCTATTGTAGATGATTTTATAGATCTTATTATTCAAGAAATGAAAAAATATCATCAAGGAGATTTATATGAGGAATCTACTAATATAGGTTATATTGCTCGTTCAGACTTATCGGAAAAATTGTATAAACAATATAAGAATATTATTTCATCTAATAGATGTAAAATATGCTTAGAAACTAAAAAAAATGGAAATTTTTTTTCTCCTTCTTTATTAAAAATAGAAGATAATAATCTATTTTTTTCAGAGGAAATATTTGGTCCAATAGGATTAGTTTATACTTTTTATAATGAAAAAGAAATTCCTTCTATTGTTAATGCTACTTGTTATGGATTAGGAGCATCTATATGGACTAAAAATTTAAAAAAAGCAGAAATATTATCCCAAAAAATAAATACTGGAATGGTATTTGTTAATGAAATTGTAAAATCAGATCCTCGTTTCCCTTTTGGAGGAGTAAAAAAATCTGGATATGGAAGAGAACTTTCTGCTCTATCTATAAAAGAATTTTCTAATTGGAAAACTATTATTATAAAAAAATAAGATCATAAAATTTTTCGCATTCTTGATACAGATATTTTCATTTGATTTCTATATTTAGCTACAGTTCTTCGAGCCACTATATATCCTTTTTTTTTTAAAATTTTTGATAATTTTTCATCAGTAAGTGGGTTTTTTTTATTTTCTTTTTCAATAGATTCTACTAATAATTTTTTAATTTCAATGGAAGAAATTTCTTTTCCTTCTTTATTAATCATTTTTTCAGAAAAAAAACTTTTTATCAAGAATGTTCCATATGGAGTATTCACATATTTACTATTAGCAACACGAGAAACAGTGGATATACCTACTCCAATTTTTTGGGATATATTTTTTAAAATCATAGGTTTTATTTTATATGGATCTCCAGTAAAAAAATATTCTTTTTGATAATCCATAATAGCGTTCATTGTTAACATTAATGTATTTTGACGTTGTTTTATCGATTCAACAAACCATTTAGCAGAATCTATTTTTTGTTTTATAAAAAAAATAGTATTATTATCGTTTTTTTTCATATTTTTTTTTGAATACTTATAAGATTTCAACATATCTAAATATATAGAAGATATTTTTAATTCTGGAGTATTTCTATGATTTAGAGATAGTTCTAAATCACCTTCTACAATACAAATTGTAAAATCGGGAATTAAATGATTTAAATTTCTAGTATTTTCAGAATATATTTTACCTGGTTTTGGATTCAATTTTTCTATTTGATAAATAGCTTTTCGTAAATTTTTTTTTGTTATTCCTAATTTATTTTGCAGCTTTTGATAATGTTTTTTTGTAAAAAATTCAAAATTATTTTGTATAATATTTTTGGCAAGAAAAACTTCTGTAGTTTTTTTTTTATTTTCTAATTGTATAAGAATACATTCTTGTAAATTCCTAGCTCCTATTCCTATAGGATCTAGTTTTTGTATATAATTTGAAAGTAATTTTTCAATTTTTTCTTCAGTAACAGATATTCCAAGTATCAAAAATATGTCATCTACTATAGAAGAAATTGGTCTTCTTATATATCCATCTTCATCTATATTTCCTATTATAAAATCTGATATCAATAAATCTTCATTATTTAAAAAACGAAAAGTATGTAATTGATTTTTTAAATATTCTTGAAAAGAAATTCCAGAAATTATTGGGATATATTTTTTTTCACTATGATTTTGATTAGGGATATTATTTTTGAAATCCAAAATTTCATCATCACTTAAATATTCATCAATATTTATTTCATCACTATCTATAGATGGATTTTGATCTTCTGAAAGATCCATCATATTTTCTGATATATCTAAATTTTCCTCTTCTTCACTAATACTGATAGAATTTAATAGATCATCTTCCATTTCCAATGCTGGATTTTCTTCCAATTCCTGTTTAACTCTTTGTTCAAAATCCAAAGTAGATAATTGCACCAATTTCATTAGTTTTATTTGCTGGGGAGAAAGTTTTTGTTTTCCTTTCTGTAATAATTTTTGTTTTAACATGTTTTAGAATTCTGCATTATTTGGTGTTCTTGGAAAAGGAATTACATCACGAATATTTTTCATTCCTGTAATAAATTGAACTAAACGATCAAATCCTAATCCAAATCCACTATGAGGAACAGAACCAAAACGACGAGTATCTAAATACCACCAAAGTTTTTTATCATCTATTTTTGTATCTTTCATTCGCTTCAATAAAAGATCATAACGTTCTTCTCTTTGAGATCCTCCAATAATCTCTCCTATTTTTGGGAACAAAATATCCATTGCCCTCACTGTTTTTCCATCATTATTTATACGCATGTAAAAAGCTTTAATACAGGAAGGATAATCAAAAACAATGACAGGATGTTGAAAATGGTCATTCACTAAATATTGTTCATGTTCAGATTGTAAATCCATCCCCCAAATTACTGGATTAAAAAATTTTTTATTTTTTTTTTCAAGAATTTTTATAGCTTCAGTATAACTAATCCTTTTAAATGGAAATTTTAATATAAGTTCTAGTCTATCTAAAATGGAAAAATTATCCTCTTTATTCCATTTTTTTATATTTTCTTTTAAAAAAAATAAATCTTCTACACAATTTTCAATAATATATTGTATGATAAATTTTAAAAAATTTTCTGCTAAATTCATATTTTCTTCTAAATGATAAAAGGCAATTTCGGGTTCTATCATCCAAAATTCGGATAAATGTCGTGAAGTATTGGAATTTTCTGCACGAAAAGCAGGTCCAAAAGTATATACTTTTCCTAAAGATAAAGAAGCAGTTTCAGCTTCTAATTGTCCAGATACACTAAGATAGGTTTTACATTGAAAAAAATCTTTTTTATAATCTATTATATCTCCTTTTTTTATACATGGAATATTTTTTAAATCCATAGTCGTAACCTGAAACATATTTCCAGCTCCTTCAGCATTTAAAGTAGTAATAATTGGAGTATTAATATAAAAAAATCCATGTTCATGAAAATATTTATGTATAGAAAAAGCTATATGATGACGTATACGTATAATACTACTAAAAATACTTGTACGGAAACGTAAATGTGCTTGTTTACGTAGTTTTTCTAAACTATGTTTTTTAGGTTGTAAAATAGATTTTTGAAAATTTTTTTGGTCTACTTTTCCATATATACTTATATATAAAGATTGAATTTCTATAGATTGTTTTTTCCCTATACTTTTTTTTAATATTCCTATAACTTTAATAGATGTTCCAATTGTTATTTTTTTTATCAATTTTTT from Blattabacterium sp. (Cryptocercus punctulatus) str. Cpu harbors:
- a CDS encoding aldehyde dehydrogenase family protein, producing MKFQTINPVDNNILNTYSFIEDEKINDKLNLANKAYEEWKSFSFSSRIEYINKLISSMKEVLDILSYLITQEMGKPITQSRKEVNKSINLCKYYIDLEESIFFKNIYTEYEKSYIRFEPIGPILGIMPWNYPIWQTIRYAIPNILLGNVIVLKPAINTVGCSILLEKIFIESGFPKGIFQVFLIDIPKIELVIENPIIQGVTFTGSYLTGSHIGNIAGKHIKKSILELGGNDAFIVMKDVKNIQETAKFATESRLNNTGQSCISAKRFIIDHSIVDDFIDLIIQEMKKYHQGDLYEESTNIGYIARSDLSEKLYKQYKNIISSNRCKICLETKKNGNFFSPSLLKIEDNNLFFSEEIFGPIGLVYTFYNEKEIPSIVNATCYGLGASIWTKNLKKAEILSQKINTGMVFVNEIVKSDPRFPFGGVKKSGYGRELSALSIKEFSNWKTIIIKK
- the rpoN gene encoding RNA polymerase factor sigma-54, giving the protein MLKQKLLQKGKQKLSPQQIKLMKLVQLSTLDFEQRVKQELEENPALEMEDDLLNSISISEEEENLDISENMMDLSEDQNPSIDSDEINIDEYLSDDEILDFKNNIPNQNHSEKKYIPIISGISFQEYLKNQLHTFRFLNNEDLLISDFIIGNIDEDGYIRRPISSIVDDIFLILGISVTEEKIEKLLSNYIQKLDPIGIGARNLQECILIQLENKKKTTEVFLAKNIIQNNFEFFTKKHYQKLQNKLGITKKNLRKAIYQIEKLNPKPGKIYSENTRNLNHLIPDFTICIVEGDLELSLNHRNTPELKISSIYLDMLKSYKYSKKNMKKNDNNTIFFIKQKIDSAKWFVESIKQRQNTLMLTMNAIMDYQKEYFFTGDPYKIKPMILKNISQKIGVGISTVSRVANSKYVNTPYGTFLIKSFFSEKMINKEGKEISSIEIKKLLVESIEKENKKNPLTDEKLSKILKKKGYIVARRTVAKYRNQMKISVSRMRKIL
- the asnS gene encoding asparagine--tRNA ligase, producing MIKKYSIKELLNNGNFFLEKKVLVEGWIRFFRNSIFIALNDGSTIKNIQIVLSKNIDKKLIKKITIGTSIKVIGILKKSIGKKQSIEIQSLYISIYGKVDQKNFQKSILQPKKHSLEKLRKQAHLRFRTSIFSSIIRIRHHIAFSIHKYFHEHGFFYINTPIITTLNAEGAGNMFQVTTMDLKNIPCIKKGDIIDYKKDFFQCKTYLSVSGQLEAETASLSLGKVYTFGPAFRAENSNTSRHLSEFWMIEPEIAFYHLEENMNLAENFLKFIIQYIIENCVEDLFFLKENIKKWNKEDNFSILDRLELILKFPFKRISYTEAIKILEKKNKKFFNPVIWGMDLQSEHEQYLVNDHFQHPVIVFDYPSCIKAFYMRINNDGKTVRAMDILFPKIGEIIGGSQREERYDLLLKRMKDTKIDDKKLWWYLDTRRFGSVPHSGFGLGFDRLVQFITGMKNIRDVIPFPRTPNNAEF